In a genomic window of Taylorella equigenitalis ATCC 35865:
- a CDS encoding NUDIX hydrolase — translation MVHFHPAPKLQKFCTQCGSPLERIIPPGDNRERDTCLKCGAVHYKNPLIVSGTLTLHEGKILLCRRGIEPRYGKWTLPAGFMELHESTMDGAIRETMEEASASIKVKGLLSIVDVPYVSQVHMMYLADMENVSFNPCEETLEIGFFSEDEIPWSEIAFDTVLKTLEYFFLPETQKSISEGIVPTITLSIPSNNIIS, via the coding sequence ATGGTCCATTTTCACCCTGCTCCTAAACTTCAAAAATTTTGCACTCAGTGTGGATCTCCATTAGAAAGAATAATTCCACCAGGTGATAATCGTGAGCGTGATACCTGCCTTAAATGTGGAGCTGTGCATTATAAAAATCCATTGATTGTTTCTGGCACATTAACTTTACATGAAGGAAAAATACTTTTATGTCGCAGAGGAATTGAACCTCGGTACGGAAAGTGGACATTGCCAGCAGGGTTTATGGAGCTACATGAAAGTACAATGGATGGAGCAATTAGAGAAACTATGGAGGAAGCTTCAGCATCCATTAAAGTTAAGGGGCTACTTTCGATAGTTGACGTCCCGTACGTAAGTCAAGTGCATATGATGTACCTTGCGGATATGGAAAATGTATCCTTTAATCCATGTGAAGAAACCTTAGAGATTGGTTTTTTTAGTGAAGATGAAATTCCATGGAGTGAAATAGCTTTTGACACAGTATTAAAAACTTTGGAGTATTTCTTTTTACCTGAAACGCAAAAGTCCATATCTGAAGGCATTGTTCCAACTATAACTTTATCAATTCCATCGAATAATATTATTTCTTAA
- a CDS encoding quinone-dependent dihydroorotate dehydrogenase, with amino-acid sequence MSFNPYHYVRRFLFNMNAEDASVWTLTQLKKYSNNPLLRRFLQKSYPPLEAEFMGLKVKNPVGLAAGLDKNGDYIDVLGGLGFGFLEIGTVTPRAQAGNPRPRLYRLPEHSALINRMGFNNNGLEAFINNIKNCRFQKNGGVLGLNIGKNADTPIEEASSDYLICLEGVYPYADYVSINISSPNTKNLRDLQNSSSLAELLKTLHERRLELQKRFHRYVPIALKIAPDLEYEQIDEIAELVMSNNIEGVIATNTTISRSSISSHEFASQAGGLSGPMLHQMSIRVIKRLRNLLTSDKAIIGVGGIQSGDAAKETIDAGANAIQIYTGLIYHGPQLVEECLNALRK; translated from the coding sequence ATGAGTTTTAATCCATATCACTACGTTAGAAGATTCTTATTTAACATGAATGCAGAAGATGCGTCGGTTTGGACTCTAACTCAACTTAAAAAATATTCTAATAACCCTCTTTTAAGAAGATTTTTACAAAAATCCTATCCTCCATTAGAAGCTGAATTTATGGGCTTAAAAGTCAAAAACCCTGTTGGACTAGCTGCTGGTTTAGATAAAAATGGGGATTATATAGATGTCTTAGGTGGATTAGGATTTGGTTTTCTTGAGATAGGCACGGTAACTCCTAGAGCTCAAGCTGGAAACCCTAGACCTAGACTATATCGTTTACCAGAACATAGTGCACTGATAAACCGTATGGGGTTTAATAATAATGGTTTAGAGGCGTTCATTAATAACATTAAAAACTGTAGATTTCAAAAGAATGGTGGGGTGCTTGGACTTAATATTGGCAAAAATGCCGATACCCCCATCGAAGAAGCATCATCAGATTACTTAATTTGTTTAGAGGGTGTTTATCCATATGCTGATTACGTAAGCATAAACATTTCATCACCTAATACTAAAAACCTTCGAGACCTACAAAATTCTAGCTCCTTGGCTGAACTACTTAAAACCTTGCACGAGCGACGTCTAGAGCTTCAAAAAAGATTTCATAGATATGTTCCTATCGCCTTAAAAATCGCACCTGACCTTGAATATGAACAAATCGACGAAATTGCTGAATTAGTTATGAGTAATAATATTGAAGGTGTCATTGCCACAAATACAACGATCTCTAGATCTTCAATTTCGAGCCATGAATTTGCATCTCAAGCGGGTGGTCTTTCTGGTCCTATGCTTCATCAAATGTCAATTCGTGTAATTAAAAGATTGCGAAATTTACTAACTAGCGATAAGGCAATTATTGGGGTTGGCGGGATTCAATCAGGTGATGCAGCCAAGGAAACCATTGATGCTGGGGCGAATGCCATTCAAATTTATACAGGATTAATTTATCACGGACCTCAGCTAGTAGAAGAGTGTCTTAATGCACTTAGAAAATGA